One window of Toxotes jaculatrix isolate fToxJac2 chromosome 19, fToxJac2.pri, whole genome shotgun sequence genomic DNA carries:
- the gpr63 gene encoding probable G-protein coupled receptor 63 has product MVHSTTGPLPEARDINASFCCLFTGLLNLSERPATEIISMANVSLGSHSPPEPVTPTAEAPETLQGVSLPLQIFFCFVMVVILLVALLGNVVVCLMVYQRSAMRSAINILLASLAFADMMLAILNMPFALVTVVTTNWIFGDRFCRVSAMLFWFFVMEGVAVLLIISIDRFLIIVQKQDKLSPQRAKVLIVVTWGLSFIFSFPLAVGSPPLQTPPRAPQCVFGYSIEPGYHAYVLILMLVFFFMPFMVMLYTFMGILNTIRHNAIRIHSHPDSICLSQASKLGLLSLQRPFQMNIDMSFKTRAFTTILILFSVFTVCWAPFTAYSLVTTFSDGFYRKDSFFQISTWVLWLCYLKSALNPLIYYWRIKKFRDACLDLMPKYFKFLPQLPGNTKRRIQPSAVYVCGEHRSVV; this is encoded by the coding sequence ATGGTTCACTCCACTACTGGTCCCCTTCCAGAGGCGAGGGACATTAACGCCAGTTTCTGCTGCCTCTTTACGGGGCTGCTGAACCTTTCTGAGAGGCCGGCGACGGAGATCATCTCCATGGCGAACGTGTCCCTCGGCTCCCATTCCCCCCCGGAGCCGGTCACGCCTACAGCGGAGGCCCCGGAGACTCTGCAGGGCGTCAGCCTCCCTCTGCAGATCTTCTTTTGCTTCGTCATGGTTGTCATCCTGCTGGTGGCCCTGTTGGGAAACGTGGTCGTGTGCCTGATGGTGTACCAGAGATCTGCCATGCGCTCGGCCATCAACATCCTCCTGGCAAGCCTGGCGTTTGCAGACATGATGCTGGCCATCCTGAACATGCCCTTTGCTCTGGTGACTGTCGTGACCACCAACTGGATTTTCGGAGACCGTTTCTGCCGAGTGTCAGCCATGCTCTTTTGGTTCTTCGTGATGGAAGGCGTGGCCGTACTGCTTATAATAAGCATAGATCGTTTTCTTATTATAGTCCAGAAGCAAGATAAGCTGAGTCCACAGAGAGCTAAAGTGCTCATAGTGGTCACATGGGGgctgtctttcattttctctttccctctggcTGTTGGTTCCCCTCCCTTACAGACCCCACCTCGGGcccctcagtgtgtgtttgggtacAGCATTGAGCCTGGCTATCATGCCTATGTGCTGATCCTAATGCTAGTCTTCTTCTTCATGCCTTTCATGGTCATGCTGTACACATTCATGGGGATCCTGAACACCATCCGCCACAACGCCATCCGCATCCACAGCCACCCAGACAGCATCTGTCTGAGCCAGGCCAGCAAACTGGGCCTGCTGAGTCTCCAGAGGCCCTTCCAAATGAACATAGACATGAGCTTCAAGACCCGTGCCTTCACCaccatcctcatcctcttctctgtgtttacagtgtgcTGGGCACCTTTCACTGCCTACAGTCTGGTGACGACCTTCAGCGATGGGTTCTACCGTAAAGACAGCTTTTTTCAAATCAGCACGTGGGTCCTGTGGTTGTGCTACCTCAAGTCAGCCCTCAACCCTCTCATCTACTACTGGCGGATCAAGAAATTCCGCGACGCCTGCCTTGACCTGATGCCCAAGTACTTCAAGTTTCTTCCTCAGCTGCCGGGAAACACGAAGAGGCGCATACAGCCGAGCGCGGTGTACGTGTGCGGGGAGCATCGCTCGGTGGTTTAA
- the ndufaf4 gene encoding NADH dehydrogenase [ubiquinone] 1 alpha subcomplex assembly factor 4 produces MGARVVRMFRNFNLENRALREISKEKPRAAPRHAASHPPSAGSSEAAETVDPLNQKNDPLLKLLKSVYVESKDPAAAETSKEVIQSTNAERRPLRFSLPGEPYGLVELSDVPKGKLTIAEALKALSSHQREPQTWTPEKVAQEYSLELKDTKALLEFFIPFQVQIIPPKTRDAKQIKAS; encoded by the exons ATGGGGGCACGCGTTGTGCGTATGTTCCGAAATTTTAACCTAGAAAACCGGGCGCTCAGAGAAATATCCAAAGAAAAGCCGCGGGCAGCGCCTCGACACGCCGCCAGCCACCCTCCCTCCGCCGGCAGCTCTGAAG cggCGGAGACAGTGGATCCACTGAACCAGAAGAACGACCCTCTGCTGAAGCTCCTCAAGTCCGTGTATGTGGAGTCCAAagatccagcagcagcagag ACATCAAAGGAAGTGATACAGAGTACAAATGCAGAGCGCCGGCCGCTCAGGTTCAGTTTACCGGGGGAGCCGTACGGCCTGGTGGAGCTCTCAGACGTTCCTAAAGGCAAACTGACCATCGCTGAGGCTCTGAAGGCGCTCAGCAGCCACCAGCGTGAGCCTCAGACGTGGACGCCGGAAAAGGTCGCTCAGGAGTATTCTCTGGAGTTGAAAGACACTAAGGCTCTCCTGGAGTTCTTCATCCCCTTCCAGGTTCAGATCATACCGCCCAAGACTCGAGATGCCAAGCAGATAAAGGCGTCTTAG